GTTTTTCTTTCTATCAAATTATCCATTGACTAATTAAGAAACCACCcatttctccaaaattttcagACTGTAGTATGCATTCCTCTCCTGGACGGCGTCGTTGAATTTGGCACAACAGATAaggtacgtatatatatatataccaccaaTTCTTTTTCATTACTTTGCGTGCTTTGCATAAATATATAGCAAACGAATATTCCTGACAAATTGTTCCGCACTGTAGGTGCAAGAAGACCTTGGGTTTATCCAACACGTCAAAACCTTCTTCGCCGACCACCCCCACAACCACCACCAGCAGCCTCACCCACCAAAACCTGCTCTCTCCGAGCACTCCACATCCAATCCCGCCACGTCGTCCGACCACCCTTCCCGCTTCCACTCTCCTTCGGTCCCGCCCATGTACGCGGTGGCTGACCCACCGGTCAACGGCAACCCAGAAgacgaagaggaagaggaagaagaagaggaggaggacgAGGATGAGGACGGAGAGTCCGGCTCGGAGGCCGAAACTGGCCGTGACGGACGGCCCAACATCGCAGAGGCCCAAAACCCTCAGGGAATAGCCGCCGCCGAGCCGAGCGAGCTCATGCAGCTGGAGATGTCAGAGGACATCCGACTAGGCTCGCCAGACGACGGGTCGAACAATTTAGACTCGGACTTTCACATGCTCGCCGTGAGCCAATCGGCCATCCCCACGAACCACCAGCGCCAAGCCGACTCGTACAGGGCCGAGTCGACTCGGAGATGGCCACTGGTACAAGACCCATTAGGCGCCAGTGGAATGCAAGTTCAACCACCAGATTCAGGTATTAACTAAAACTGGTAGTTAGGGCTTCCAGATGTTATCTAAACTTCAACGTACGCAACGTGTCTCCTTTACGATCCTTAAATTTGGTCTCCCCGATTGGGGTCAAAGTAGTGGGCCCCACTGTCGTCATGTCACTGAAAAATCGAGACCCTAATCACCGTTGGATGAAAATGATGTCAAAAATGCACATGGGAAATGGGAAATGGCAAATGGCAAATGGGTCCCCCGACAAATTGTTTACACGTGGGTCTGGGTTCCACTGTGCATGGGAAAGCCCTAAAGCCTTAAAGGCTTTTCGGCTTTGCTTTCTACTTTCTAGTGGTACGTGAAACTGTAGCTTCTGCCTTCTAGGGATCCTGACTTTTTGGCTGAAAAGGGGCAAAATATTCCATGAAGAAGGGTGTCTCGACTCAATGGGTGCAACAATTGGAGGAAATTTGAACACTTATTGGGACTTCAACTAACCCTTGCAATATTCAATACAGTGGTTGACAGACAGATAGTCATGACATTATTAGATATATCAttgtttacaaattaatttttgtattaGAAAGTAGGATCTCCCATCAAAATCTGTCAACCTGATTTACTGTCCAATCATTCACAATTGTCTACGACGCTGTTTGGTAATTCATTGACAAATTTTCAATTCTcatttcacttctttcaaaaatattaaataaaaaacattctaatttttttacactttttacatcacatcaataattttttattactattcaaataaaaaaactcactacaaaacaaaatctttttataaaacattctcaaattttatatcacatcaatcacttcctactactattcaaataaatattccattacacaattacttaccaaacttACCAAACAACTTCTAACGTGTGCTCGTGTTATTGGTGCAGGAACCCCCCCTCCGCTAGACGAATTGACACAAGAAGACACCCACTATTCCCTAACGGTCTCCACCATCCTCCAAACCCAAAGCCAGCCCAGCCGATGGGCCGAGTCTTCATCCACAGCCTACATCCCTTACTCCACCCAATCAGCATTCGCCAAGTGGACCATCCGTGGGGACCCACACATCCATGTTCCTGTCGAGGGCACATCCCAGTGGCTCCTAAAGTATATTCTATTCAGCGTACCATTCCTCCACACCAAGTATCGTGACGAAAATTCGCCCAAGCTGCGCGACGGCGACGCCACCACTCGGTTTAGGAAGGGAACCTCACAAGATGAGCTCAGCGCCAACCATGTCCTCGCCGAGCGCCGTCGCAGGGAAAAGCTCAACGAAAGGTTCATTATACTAAGGTCATTGGTGCCGTTTGTAACCAAAATGGACAAGGCCTCAATATTAGGGGACACGATTGAATATCTTAAACAATTACGTAAAAAGATTCAGGACCTAGAGGCGCGTAACAGACAGATGGAGGTTGATCATCAACGGTTGAGATCGGGGGACCTACAAAGGTCTAATAGTTTGGGGGACCTACAAAGATCCAATAGTTTAAAGGACCAGCGAAGTGGACTAACAGTAGTGGACCGGCCCCGATCGGGTCAATCCGGGCCAGATAAGAGGAAGTTGAGGATTGTCGAGGGGAGCTGCGGTGGTGCAAAACCCAAGATGGTGGAGTCACCACCACCGCCGCCACCGCCACTGCCACCGCCACCGCTATCACCAACCTCGATGGAGACCTCGGTACAGGTGTCAATCATAGAGAGTCAGGGGTTATTGGAGCTCCAATGCCCTTATAGGGAAGGGTTGTTACTTGACATCATGCAAATGCTCCGGGAGCTCCGGATTGAGACCACGACAGTCCAATCTTCACTGAACAATGGGTTCTTTGTAGCTGAATTGAGAGCCAAGGTATAACAATAATGCTGGGTTTTATTAGACTTTTTAAGATTTCTAGTAAcaatcttattttttattattattatttttgacgATAATTCTTTTTTGTGTTTCATTCTCCTCAGGTGAAGGAAAGTGTTAATGGGAAGAAAGCAAGCATTGTGGAGGTGAAGAGGGCCATAAATCAAATCATTCCCCATACTGACCCTTAGATAATTGCAGAATATGAGAGGGGGGGAACCCGTAAATTACTGACTAATCGATGTAGTAGTGTACAATTATAGTGTTTTTCTGATTGTCGTTGAGATCAAGTAGTCAATCTCCCCCAGTGTAATCTAACAAAGTGTATGTGTAATAGCATAAAAATGCCAAGAAATGCAAGATGGAATTTCTCGAATAAACGCCTGTTGATACACTgtatttgaaattgatatttgaATATTGTATAgctataaattataatcatcTTTGCAGCTGGCCAAGAGTAGGAACAATATCTGAAATTGGGCAACCTGTTAGTCAGCATTTATGGCCATTTACCTGTTCAACAGAAACCAACTCATAAGCTTATAGCTCAGACGGATTCGGCGACTGTGCCGAGCACGTGTTTTGTTGACGGTTCAAACCACACCAGAATTTGTCATTCCCTTTTCAAGACCAGTCTTAACCTAAAAGAGCTTTAAGCAGGCAGATTTGAGGCCTCAGGCCACATTTTCCAAGACTAATTACAAAGCCAATCAGCATTCATCATAACAAGGTCTATTTGGAAGCATTCATGAATTGCCCTAATGTCATAATGTAAAAGATCAAGTAGCAACAATATCTCAAATTGGGCAACCTGTTAGTCAGCATTTATGGCCTTTTACCTGTTCAACAGTTACCTACTCATAAGCTTATAGCTCAGACCGATTCGGCGTATGTGCCGTAAGAAAACTACAGCATATGTGTTTTTTCGACGGTTCAAACCACACTAGAATTTGTAATTCACTTTTGAAGACCAGTCCTAACCTAAAAAAGATTTAAGAAGGCAGATTTGAGGACTCAGGCCACATTTTCCAATACTAATTACAAAGCCAATCAGCATTCATCATAACAAGGTCTATTTGGAAGCATTCATGAATTGCCCTAATGTCATAATGTAAAAGATCAATCAGCAAAGTGTTGATGAATCATAAGGAGCTCACATTTTGATTTTGGCATAGCCAAACGGAGAAACTATTTAAACGCAACAAAATTGAATAGAATTTGAATCATTATCTAATTGTATAACATATTGGTCGAAATAAGTGCAACTAGAGCTACAAGTATATCACAAGAGAGACAGAATGCGATATGCACCTGCACCAGGAATTTGTAcgccaaaaaaagaagagaacaaaacaaaattcatttaTGTGAATCCATTCAGAACATTCTAACACTCATAAATTCCATGATCAGGGAAAATTTAATGCTTTGAAAACATGGGTATTTTCTGCTTTAATAGGAAGCTTCTTCTCACAACTTTTCGCAACTTATCCAATTATATTCTCTTTGTAAGCATGGACCAAGGAAAGAATGAACCACCAAAAAAGCACCCATCAGACTGAAAATTTGCTAGCAGGCAGATAAACCCTCAATACAACATTTCGTTCAAGTTGGCATCACTCATCTTCTCCACATCTTCTTGGGACAAAAGGGTTTTGCTACTGCTGCTACCAGCTTTATCATATGGTTGAGCCATCTTCCTAAGGAACTGAACCGAGAGAAACGATTATTAGCATTACACAACTATATCGTATATGACAAACATGCTACTTACATATTGTATTAAACTGACTTGTATCCAAGATATGAACTTTGAATTTTGTCATCTTGCTTTAATAACAAACCATTTAAAAATTGTCACGatgcaaaaattcaaaatttcataGTTCTAGAATTTTCAGATGGTAATTTTGTTTCCGCTGAAAAGTTGCCAAAAAAACTTTACTGATCAACCAGAGAGATATGTAGATCTTCATCTCAGATCCTTCAATCTTTATCTGTTTGGCCAACAAAGCCAGCAAACTGTGTCACACAGGCATGTGGATGGGGTAAGGTGAGATTAAATAACTGTTCCTACTAAACTCTCACACTCAATCCTCCTTGTCATTCCCCCATGATCATCACAgacaaaaggcaaaaataaaagaatgcaATTTCAAATCATACGATAAGCCAAAATAGCTCAGGCAATAATTTTTGGATCGCTATCTGGTAAATTAGACAAAAGATGACACTGATGTGCTTTCAAGTTGTTGGTAAACTATCCTTGAAACTTTGATAGATGTCTTTCAAACTGTAAAATGTCAAAAGCTTGTAGAAACAACATGTGATAGCAACAAGGGTCCTACCTCCCGTGCTATATGCAGAGCCATGTCCGTGCTCAAATTCAGGTGTGCATCACGTAGATGCGACAGAATCCACCTAGGCAATTTAGAGCGCTTGTCATGACGGCTATACCTGCACAAAATTAAGGTCAACAGTCCAACatataaaattttctcaagattGGGAACTGCAACCATGAAGAAAATAAAGTAGTCATCAAAGGTATTTGCCCGATAAAGATTTTAACAATCGCAGTGCCAAGTCCCCAGGTAAAATCAACTAACTCGTTCTGGGAACGTATTACTGTCAGTTTCCTCGTACGCTTTTTAGCAGTCGAAGAAGAGAGGATAAAAGGTCAACAGATTCTTTTAAATATCATAGTTATAAAATGTTCCATCAATAAAGAAGGGGCTTTCTGGACCTTCCCACAAGCAATCAGTTATATAGGTGCCAATTCCCCACTGACCACTTCGTACTAAACTTTACTTGGTTATCTGTCTATTTACATCTTTACaactttttgtttgttattgtaGCCCTTGGTGGACCAAAACAATATGTTACAGCTCGACGAACTGACAACTTTGCCTCAGGTTGTTATTTAATATAAGTAAGTTGCTCAACAAACATGAGTATGATTGTGGGAAAACTTCTACAGTTCCAAAAGTAAGCAAAATCAGCACATTGTTTCTTATCCATATGAATAATTCTTAAGCTCCAAAGAACACTTCTGAGCTGGCTCCATTAATGAATACaggaatttggaaaaaaaaaatgataaacagGAAATAAGGCAACAGACCTTTTGTCAGCAAAGATCATCATCCCATAATCAGCCTTTGACCGAATTACACGGCCCACACATTGAGCAGCTTGTCTCTGGTCCagtaaatttcaatgaataaataTCTTAATCTTCCAGACGAtttaatggagaaaaaaaaaaaaaaaaatcccatataGCCAAAACAATAGATGTTCCTTTGACAAAATGGGTGCTGGAACCATACCAAGGCATCAAAAGTCAGAAAATCTCCTTCCTTTATCTGAAAGGTGTCCCGTAGATATTCCAATCGGGCAAGCAAAATCCTGCAAAAACATGCTTTTATCTGTCACATCATAGACAAAGCATTTTCAACAGTAACATAGATCTTCCACTAACTAAAAGTTCATAAAGCTGAACACATACTTAGTTCCCAAAATCTATTTCACGAAGTAGTACAGAACCATTGTATCTTAAAACTCACTTGCTCAATGTGTACTGGAAAGGAACACCAAACATGATGACTAGTCTACCATAATGACGATCAAAGTCTATACCTTCAGCAACTTTTCCCCTGCAAAAGTACAGATATATTCTCAATCTAACTGAACCTGTATCAATCAAATATCTCCTATTACACAAGCAATTCCTTTAAGACTCAGCAAATGACACAATACTCATAGAAAGATACATGGAGACTAGACATAGAATCTGAGTCACTTCTCAAATTTTAGAACAAGAAAATGTAGGCATATAAGATGGAGATTGCCTAGTGCGGAAGTGCCCATCCCATTGAAGTTGGCCACTCAAAATTCAGCTTCAGAGAGTGGGGCTGCAGAACTTTAGGCCTAACAAAATCACAGGAACCTTTAGGCAAAATTTAATCTGCCAACATCTTTGGCTGTAAAGGCACCTGAACAGGGGCAGATTGCCTCAAACCAAAACACATTGCAGTCAGTTTGATAATAAACAGATAACAGTTCCCCCCCTCTCCCTTCTCCTTTGCAGCAAGTGCTTGTTGGACCACCATCTATATTTCTCTAGAGGGGGCTGGCTGCTATAGAATTTCCACAGCATTGCATGGTGTTCTTCTCATCATTTATAGTGTTAACACATACTGGAACTCAGGCGCATGCACTTGATAGCCCGAGAGTTTACAATTGCACCAGAGAATGGCCCCTTATAAAGACTACTACTATATTTCCTCCATTACATTCTAGAATTTCAATGGCATTCAGTATTCAGattgatccttttttttttcccccatctGAACGTTAGAGAAACGATTAACTCAACAATTCCCAACACTCACAATGAGTCAAACTAAATATCTCCACCTTTGCAAGGTGGAGAAGCAGTCAACTAGATGTCTCCACCTTTGCAAGGTAGAGAAGTATAACTAGGTTAAAAGGCtgaaaaacattcaaaaattcAAGAATCAATAGATCTTGAAAATTTTAAGGCAACTTTTTATCACCAAACAgaactaatttttttctttttctttttctttttttttatttttttattttttatttttttaaaaaaggcatTTAAACGTGACTAATAATGATACCTGGCAACAGAGAAAAATATAGCACCCCTCCCGCAATCGCAAGCCTTGCGATAGTTGTCAAGAGCCAAAGTAGTTTCCACCACATCCTGTGTCTCGATGAATACAAGCTTATGCTGCATTATTTCCTATAACAATCAGAGTGTCAAGAACCTTTCTAGATAATCAAATACTTAACAAAACTCAGGGGGGGCAGCAGGGTGAAATTCAAGGACAACAGAGTAGAAATTAAGAGAATATGGATAATGCAGCTACCTTCAAAATTCCATTGTCATTCCAACTATTCACTATTCCATCCATGTATG
Above is a genomic segment from Alnus glutinosa chromosome 12, dhAlnGlut1.1, whole genome shotgun sequence containing:
- the LOC133852171 gene encoding transcription factor BHLH42, encoding MAAPPSSRLQSMLQAAVQSVQWTYSLFWQICPQQGILVWADGYYNGAIKTRKTVQPMEVSAEEASLQRSQQLRELYDSLSAGETNQPARRPCASLSPEDLTESEWFYLMCVSFSFPPGVGLPGKAYTRRQHVWLTGANDVDSKIFSRAILAKSARIQTVVCIPLLDGVVEFGTTDKVQEDLGFIQHVKTFFADHPHNHHQQPHPPKPALSEHSTSNPATSSDHPSRFHSPSVPPMYAVADPPVNGNPEDEEEEEEEEEEDEDEDGESGSEAETGRDGRPNIAEAQNPQGIAAAEPSELMQLEMSEDIRLGSPDDGSNNLDSDFHMLAVSQSAIPTNHQRQADSYRAESTRRWPLVQDPLGASGMQVQPPDSGTPPPLDELTQEDTHYSLTVSTILQTQSQPSRWAESSSTAYIPYSTQSAFAKWTIRGDPHIHVPVEGTSQWLLKYILFSVPFLHTKYRDENSPKLRDGDATTRFRKGTSQDELSANHVLAERRRREKLNERFIILRSLVPFVTKMDKASILGDTIEYLKQLRKKIQDLEARNRQMEVDHQRLRSGDLQRSNSLGDLQRSNSLKDQRSGLTVVDRPRSGQSGPDKRKLRIVEGSCGGAKPKMVESPPPPPPPLPPPPLSPTSMETSVQVSIIESQGLLELQCPYREGLLLDIMQMLRELRIETTTVQSSLNNGFFVAELRAKVKESVNGKKASIVEVKRAINQIIPHTDP